A portion of the Candidatus Cloacimonas sp. genome contains these proteins:
- a CDS encoding TolC family protein, with product MKVFTVLLMLLPILLAAQSYTLEELITYGLDNSFSVQKSSLNYESSKSTLNTSKWNLLPNASVTGSVTKDFDPAAQTDDLTNSAGFSLSKTISLNDDTYFNYLYSSLDTKTAQMKLDQTRKTYAYDVFSAYLKVLSAQKQRSSLEENLQIQTRVWEQSKILLQLGKTTPFEVKQNEIAVLNSNISLMQLDNTIANARKELFALVQMQDEGFPLTELELNVQKEIPAFSIEKNADLSILNQELKQINLQLKQNKLDDFPRLNLAYNLDRTVGGADFDYDRYNTNHNISLSLSYPLLNIFENSESRTRTKISRQLSQLSIDEKKDQLQRDYDSALRELQYLTRMNELYSEQLAQSREQITQAEERYRLGLIELLELDKTRTSYIETDISYNNNLYSIINKQEEINYLLSEPILGKW from the coding sequence ATGAAAGTTTTTACAGTGCTACTAATGCTATTGCCAATACTTCTGGCAGCACAGAGTTATACTTTGGAAGAGCTTATAACTTATGGTCTGGATAATAGTTTCAGTGTGCAAAAGAGCTCTTTGAATTATGAGAGTTCCAAATCCACCCTGAATACATCCAAGTGGAATTTATTGCCCAATGCTTCTGTAACGGGTTCAGTAACAAAGGATTTTGATCCTGCTGCTCAGACCGATGATTTAACTAATTCTGCGGGATTTTCTTTAAGTAAAACCATCAGTTTAAATGATGACACTTATTTCAATTATCTCTATTCGTCGTTAGATACGAAGACAGCACAGATGAAACTGGATCAAACCCGCAAAACTTATGCTTACGATGTTTTCAGCGCATACTTAAAAGTGCTCAGTGCTCAAAAGCAAAGAAGTTCTCTGGAAGAAAATTTACAGATTCAAACCCGGGTTTGGGAACAAAGTAAAATCCTTCTGCAATTAGGCAAAACCACTCCCTTTGAAGTTAAACAAAATGAAATTGCCGTTTTAAACTCCAATATATCCTTAATGCAATTGGATAATACTATCGCCAATGCCCGTAAGGAACTTTTTGCCCTGGTGCAAATGCAGGATGAAGGTTTCCCTTTAACGGAGCTGGAACTGAATGTGCAAAAGGAAATTCCTGCCTTCAGTATAGAAAAGAATGCAGACCTCAGTATCCTTAATCAGGAACTGAAACAGATTAACCTGCAATTAAAACAAAACAAACTGGATGATTTTCCCCGCCTCAATCTTGCCTACAATTTAGACCGCACCGTTGGCGGAGCTGATTTTGATTACGACCGATACAACACAAATCACAATATTTCTCTATCACTTAGCTATCCTCTCTTAAATATTTTTGAGAACTCTGAAAGCAGAACCAGAACCAAGATTAGCAGGCAACTTTCACAATTATCTATTGATGAAAAGAAAGATCAGTTGCAGCGCGATTACGACAGTGCCTTAAGAGAACTGCAATATTTAACAAGAATGAATGAACTTTACAGCGAACAACTGGCTCAATCCAGAGAACAAATTACTCAAGCAGAAGAACGCTATCGTCTGGGACTTATTGAACTTCTGGAATTGGATAAAACCCGAACCAGCTACATTGAAACTGACATCTCATATAATAATAACCTGTATTCAATCATAAACAAACAGGAAGAAATAAACTATCTTCTCTCCGAACCCATTTTAGGCAAATGGTAA
- a CDS encoding M20/M25/M40 family metallo-hydrolase: protein MKKYLLLIFILITIGMLSAIPNYIIGLPVSGLSLSGESKSLYNAVQALSQSGLEIYYYNELYIIAGTSYEYPGALQLGTSRSGKFYLITIGDRYPQVDLAKAGKVLLEMGSVVLLETKLDELRLRQQISNPFVPLLWEPMRFPDTSTLEKTLQAERTDIVNLVNSVSADSILSFLQSLQNFSTRYALADNRYIVANWMKSQFLRFGISNAELSSFQWNGTTQYDVVATIPGTVYPDTYIIVGGHYDSITYDNPLVFAPGADDNASGTVAAIEMARVMMANNYQPKCSIRFVTFAAEEFGLWGSKYYATLADQTDMDIRIMINHDMIANTSPNPSDLRVLLMPYDGFIAQTDYAALITSQYTSLQPVYGYLNSAGSDSHSFWQHGFPAIYFFEYNFSAVYHSNDDTVANLDPVYCSKVIKASTAVTASFAEMPSPPSNFTALDEGTGYSVHLSWSSVPDPDFSHYHLSWGLSQNNLNNTQITTANEISITGLNSGQQYFFAISSVAFSGIESYSNTAQCVPRSIPQPPVNFTDQALPSGIQLSWHPNSELDLAGYKLYRSLNSSETGTLIATLSETACSYEDTNVQGGEFYYYYRLCAFDNDNNSSSFTPVLKTRPLSMNCGLLIIDETVDLNGMGPFQPTDEVVDYYYDQLVEGLWNPAHFDLADLTEDLRLCDIGIYSVIIWHGNDYSDMTYLNQIKDTLRNYIYYGGKILFSVFHPGLTFELNADYPAVFAEDTFINEVLGISGTNYATQARFNRAESVSPGYLDIQVDPDKVPVSLNGHLYQIEALTANAQAIPVYQYASAYENNVPQGILNGGTVGIQNTYFSGKTVTFSFPLYYMDFNQSRQVVHYIIENYFGLPVAVADEVNNPVPEITLLPNQPNPFSASTQINILCKNSYAPLNVQVYNLKGQLIKTLFQGIPKGKNNLSWEGNDNAGKKVSSGIYFIQAQQGKNIQTRKILLLK from the coding sequence ATGAAAAAATATCTGCTTCTCATATTTATCTTGATTACTATTGGAATGTTATCGGCAATTCCGAATTACATTATCGGTTTACCGGTTTCCGGGCTTTCTCTTTCAGGGGAAAGTAAATCATTGTATAATGCAGTTCAAGCCCTTTCCCAAAGTGGCTTGGAGATATACTATTACAATGAATTATATATTATCGCCGGAACCAGTTACGAATATCCTGGTGCTTTGCAATTAGGAACTTCCAGAAGTGGAAAGTTCTATCTGATAACGATAGGTGACAGATATCCGCAGGTGGATTTGGCAAAAGCCGGAAAAGTTTTGCTGGAAATGGGTTCGGTAGTGTTGTTGGAGACCAAATTGGATGAACTTCGGCTTCGGCAACAAATCAGCAATCCTTTTGTCCCTTTGCTTTGGGAGCCAATGCGTTTTCCCGATACTTCTACTTTGGAAAAGACCCTTCAAGCGGAACGCACAGATATTGTCAATTTGGTTAATTCGGTTTCTGCTGATAGTATTTTATCTTTCCTGCAGTCACTGCAAAATTTCTCTACCCGTTATGCTTTGGCAGATAATAGATACATAGTGGCAAATTGGATGAAATCCCAATTTCTGCGTTTTGGCATTAGTAATGCTGAACTGAGTAGTTTTCAATGGAATGGAACTACTCAATATGATGTTGTAGCTACAATTCCGGGAACCGTTTATCCCGATACCTATATTATCGTTGGTGGTCATTACGATTCCATAACTTATGATAATCCTCTTGTTTTTGCTCCCGGTGCAGATGATAATGCCAGTGGCACAGTTGCCGCAATAGAAATGGCAAGAGTGATGATGGCAAATAACTATCAACCCAAATGTTCCATTCGTTTTGTTACCTTTGCCGCTGAAGAATTCGGGCTTTGGGGTTCAAAGTATTATGCCACTTTGGCTGATCAGACAGATATGGATATCCGCATAATGATAAATCACGATATGATAGCTAATACAAGTCCCAATCCCTCTGATCTGAGGGTTTTATTAATGCCCTACGATGGTTTCATAGCACAGACGGATTATGCAGCATTGATAACTTCTCAATATACCAGTTTGCAACCTGTTTATGGTTATCTTAATTCTGCCGGCAGTGATAGTCATTCTTTCTGGCAACACGGTTTTCCGGCTATTTATTTCTTTGAGTATAACTTTTCTGCTGTCTATCATAGTAATGATGATACCGTTGCTAATCTTGATCCTGTTTATTGTAGTAAGGTAATAAAAGCTTCCACGGCAGTAACTGCAAGTTTTGCTGAAATGCCGTCGCCTCCTTCAAATTTCACTGCTTTAGATGAAGGCACGGGATATAGTGTCCATCTTTCCTGGAGTTCTGTTCCCGATCCGGATTTTTCTCATTATCATCTTTCCTGGGGTTTGTCTCAAAATAACCTTAATAATACTCAAATTACAACTGCCAACGAAATTAGCATCACAGGATTAAATTCGGGACAGCAATATTTCTTTGCTATCTCTTCTGTAGCTTTTTCCGGTATTGAAAGCTATTCTAATACGGCTCAATGTGTTCCCCGGTCAATACCCCAACCACCTGTCAATTTTACAGACCAAGCATTGCCTTCAGGGATTCAACTTTCCTGGCATCCAAATAGCGAGCTTGATTTAGCCGGCTATAAACTATACCGTTCTTTGAATAGTTCCGAAACGGGAACTCTTATTGCTACTTTGTCTGAAACTGCTTGCAGTTATGAGGATACTAATGTTCAGGGCGGGGAATTTTATTATTACTATCGTCTTTGCGCTTTTGACAATGATAATAACAGCAGTTCTTTTACCCCGGTTCTCAAAACCCGACCTTTAAGTATGAACTGCGGATTGCTTATTATTGATGAAACGGTAGATTTAAACGGAATGGGTCCTTTTCAGCCAACTGATGAAGTAGTAGATTACTATTATGACCAATTGGTAGAAGGTCTGTGGAATCCTGCTCATTTTGATTTGGCTGATTTAACTGAGGACTTACGCCTGTGTGATATTGGCATCTATTCAGTTATAATCTGGCATGGTAACGATTATTCGGATATGACTTATCTCAATCAAATTAAGGATACTTTAAGGAACTATATCTATTATGGAGGTAAAATTCTATTCAGTGTTTTTCATCCGGGGCTTACTTTTGAACTGAATGCAGATTATCCTGCTGTTTTTGCTGAAGATACATTTATCAATGAAGTTTTAGGTATCAGCGGAACTAATTACGCTACCCAAGCCCGTTTCAATAGGGCAGAAAGTGTGTCCCCCGGCTATCTGGATATTCAGGTTGACCCCGATAAAGTTCCCGTTTCTCTTAATGGACACCTTTATCAGATAGAAGCGCTAACTGCGAATGCTCAAGCCATTCCTGTTTATCAATATGCCTCTGCTTATGAGAATAATGTGCCTCAGGGAATTCTGAACGGTGGAACAGTTGGAATTCAAAACACTTATTTTTCAGGTAAAACGGTAACCTTCAGCTTTCCTCTTTACTATATGGATTTTAACCAAAGCCGTCAAGTTGTGCATTACATTATAGAGAACTATTTTGGCTTACCTGTTGCAGTAGCAGATGAGGTAAATAATCCCGTTCCGGAAATTACCCTTTTGCCAAATCAACCGAATCCTTTTTCTGCTTCTACCCAAATCAATATCCTCTGCAAAAATAGTTACGCTCCTTTGAATGTTCAGGTGTATAACCTTAAAGGACAGTTAATTAAAACCCTTTTCCAGGGAATTCCGAAGGGGAAAAATAATCTTTCTTGGGAAGGTAATGATAACGCTGGTAAAAAAGTAAGCTCAGGTATCTACTTTATTCAGGCACAACAAGGTAAAAACATTCAAACCCGGAAAATACTGCTGCTGAAATAG
- a CDS encoding phosphatase PAP2 family protein has translation MKAACLHQFWKEKLIASPAPAGNYKKVGKNIGIINLKTLFLISGILIVLFRIPLFAEEDNYLQDYLLSYPETIYSAVTAPGNWQNDDWLKASAIIVTTGGLYLLDEELRDLYQRNRIKVTDDIFTVAEQFGEVKIMLPLMAVTALGGYIAKDEKTIDTSLLCLKSSLISLAVTQTLKLASQRQRPFKEEGKKFWQDSGISFSKNSFPSGHSTLVWSLAPVLAEQFKKTRLVPPTVYTIAVLTSLSRLNSDQHWTSDVFAGAVIGYVTGKMVLQDTPRIKLGINPLTDRVSLTYCF, from the coding sequence ATGAAAGCAGCTTGTTTACATCAGTTTTGGAAAGAAAAGCTCATTGCCTCTCCTGCACCGGCGGGAAACTATAAAAAAGTTGGCAAAAATATAGGCATTATCAATCTGAAAACCCTCTTTCTGATAAGCGGCATCCTTATCGTCCTTTTCAGGATACCTCTTTTTGCGGAAGAAGATAACTATTTGCAGGATTATCTCTTATCTTATCCTGAAACAATTTATTCAGCAGTTACGGCACCTGGCAACTGGCAAAATGACGATTGGCTGAAAGCAAGTGCCATAATTGTTACTACCGGAGGTTTATATTTGCTGGATGAGGAGCTGCGGGATTTATATCAACGAAATAGAATAAAGGTCACCGATGATATTTTTACTGTAGCTGAACAATTCGGGGAAGTGAAAATTATGCTTCCGCTTATGGCTGTAACTGCTTTAGGAGGATATATTGCCAAAGATGAAAAAACAATAGATACCTCTCTGCTTTGCTTGAAGAGTTCGCTTATCTCTTTGGCGGTTACTCAAACTTTGAAGCTTGCCTCGCAAAGACAAAGACCTTTTAAAGAAGAAGGCAAAAAATTTTGGCAGGATAGCGGAATTTCTTTTTCCAAAAATAGTTTTCCTTCGGGGCATTCCACTTTGGTTTGGAGTTTGGCTCCTGTGCTGGCAGAACAATTTAAAAAGACCAGATTGGTGCCGCCAACCGTCTATACAATTGCTGTTTTAACTTCCCTATCGCGATTGAACAGTGACCAACATTGGACCAGCGATGTTTTTGCGGGTGCCGTGATTGGTTATGTAACAGGAAAAATGGTATTGCAGGATACACCGAGAATAAAGCTTGGGATAAATCCCTTAACTGATAGAGTATCGCTTACTTACTGTTTTTAA
- a CDS encoding efflux RND transporter periplasmic adaptor subunit, whose protein sequence is MKKYFKYIVIIALIIIAIIVITSLRKAKNKPEFRTTTPSIGNIREIVTATGSLNPYILVSVGTEVSGKIEKLYKDFNDPVKKGELLAKLDTEILSTNLEAAKADLAKAKTALDQAKLDYDVQKELLDKQMTPEYDAKKALFAYQNAQQSYNSAQLTLQRAQKNLANAYITSPINGIVVSRDVDEGQTVAASMSSPTLFQIANNLDQMQISADVDEADIGKITVGLPVEFTVDAYPSENFTGEVKQIRLNPSTESNVVSYSVIIDAANPEQKLLPGMTTNVTIIIQSRENVTRISETATRFKPSKEVWEQFGLKWSDDLIQKAQKEAFASLASSKASSAKDDSTVSNKKTGSKKNIQYSANKVYTRGKNALVWVLENNVPKPKGIKTGISESGYVEVLEGLSGNEVLITGVNGKNTAESTNGNSGGPGMRQF, encoded by the coding sequence ATGAAAAAATACTTCAAGTATATCGTCATAATTGCGCTTATAATTATAGCCATAATCGTTATAACTTCTTTGCGCAAAGCAAAAAACAAACCCGAATTCAGAACTACAACTCCCTCTATTGGAAATATCAGAGAAATTGTAACCGCTACCGGTTCACTTAATCCCTATATTTTAGTTAGCGTGGGAACCGAAGTAAGCGGCAAAATTGAAAAGCTCTATAAGGACTTCAATGACCCTGTTAAAAAAGGTGAACTACTGGCAAAACTGGATACAGAAATCCTTTCCACCAATCTGGAAGCCGCAAAAGCAGACCTGGCAAAAGCAAAAACCGCTTTAGACCAGGCAAAGCTTGATTATGATGTCCAGAAAGAACTGCTGGATAAACAAATGACCCCTGAATACGATGCTAAAAAAGCTCTCTTCGCCTATCAAAATGCTCAACAAAGTTACAATAGCGCTCAGCTCACTTTACAACGAGCTCAAAAAAATCTTGCCAATGCCTATATCACCAGCCCTATCAATGGAATTGTGGTTTCCCGCGATGTTGATGAAGGACAAACGGTTGCTGCCAGTATGAGTTCCCCCACTTTATTCCAGATAGCCAATAACCTTGATCAGATGCAAATCTCCGCTGATGTTGACGAAGCAGATATTGGAAAAATAACGGTTGGCTTACCTGTGGAATTTACGGTGGATGCTTATCCCAGCGAAAATTTTACCGGTGAAGTAAAACAAATCCGCCTGAACCCTTCAACGGAATCCAATGTCGTTTCCTATAGCGTTATTATTGATGCCGCCAATCCGGAACAAAAACTACTGCCCGGAATGACAACTAATGTTACTATTATCATTCAATCCAGGGAAAATGTAACGCGTATTTCAGAAACCGCTACCAGGTTCAAACCCAGCAAAGAGGTCTGGGAACAATTTGGTCTTAAATGGAGCGATGATCTTATCCAAAAAGCTCAAAAAGAGGCATTTGCATCCTTAGCATCCTCAAAAGCAAGCTCAGCAAAGGATGATTCCACTGTCAGCAATAAAAAGACAGGCAGTAAAAAGAACATCCAATATAGTGCCAATAAGGTTTATACAAGGGGAAAAAATGCTCTGGTCTGGGTTCTGGAAAATAATGTCCCTAAGCCGAAAGGAATTAAAACCGGAATCTCGGAAAGCGGTTATGTTGAAGTTCTTGAAGGACTTTCCGGAAACGAAGTTTTAATAACAGGAGTAAACGGTAAAAATACTGCCGAATCCACTAATGGAAATTCAGGCGGTCCTGGAATGAGGCAGTTCTAA
- a CDS encoding transposase, translated as MFPIIEFHRSYLPHYQEAGQVISLTWRLAFIIPGNLQNLLAEMNDIIQSYSDIKADVSVRSQKQEDYNKKILQWDNYLGKLTLPKLNLCEPKTANIIMSAFKFYDSNLYNLHSYCIMPNHIHLLLEPKEDGSDSYYKISDIIKRLKGFTAKEINKLYNQKGPIWCKDYFDRYIRNEKDYCNTISYIMNNPVKAGLVENYNDWEYSYYINNIIRK; from the coding sequence ATGTTTCCGATTATTGAATTTCACCGTAGTTATCTTCCTCATTATCAAGAAGCAGGACAAGTAATTTCACTTACCTGGCGACTTGCTTTCATTATACCAGGTAATCTCCAAAATCTATTAGCTGAAATGAATGATATAATTCAATCTTATTCCGATATAAAAGCTGATGTTTCTGTAAGAAGCCAAAAACAAGAAGATTATAATAAAAAAATCCTCCAATGGGATAATTACCTGGGCAAATTAACATTACCGAAATTGAATTTGTGTGAACCGAAAACAGCTAATATTATTATGTCTGCTTTTAAATTCTACGATAGTAATTTGTATAACTTACATTCCTACTGTATAATGCCAAATCATATTCATTTACTGCTGGAACCCAAAGAAGATGGTAGTGATAGTTATTACAAAATCAGCGACATAATAAAAAGATTAAAGGGTTTTACTGCCAAAGAGATTAATAAATTGTATAATCAAAAAGGACCTATTTGGTGCAAGGATTATTTTGATCGCTATATCAGAAATGAAAAGGATTATTGTAATACGATTAGTTACATTATGAATAATCCCGTTAAAGCAGGACTGGTAGAGAATTATAATGATTGGGAATACAGTTATTATATTAATAATATAATAAGGAAATAG
- a CDS encoding ABC transporter permease → MSIVGIIRIAFKSLTRNKTRTFLTMLGIIIGVAAVITMLAIGQGAKKIVEDQISSMGTNVLMVTVNFTRNSSNVRQAAGSGTLLNLDDAIAIRSQVEDALYVSPVYNTFAQLKFESQNWRTGIMGVDTDYFYIRNMNTSQGELFYDSDVENGNKVCIIGKTVAENLFGDVDPIGQIIRIRNIPFTVKGVMESKGQNVMGTDQDDSVWAPYSTVYARLLGQRWRNMMIIVSASSKEKIAEVQQDILDLLQNRHRGTTSEEFLVRSQTDIAETASKVSDTMTILLASIAGISLLVGGIGIMNIMLVSVTERIKEIGIRMAVGAGKRDVMLQFIIEAVAISILGGIIGILLGTGAAKIVGNVMQWSVAVTPFSILISVGFSMAIGIFFGWYPASKAANLNLIDALRYE, encoded by the coding sequence ATGAGTATCGTAGGAATAATCCGTATTGCCTTTAAATCGCTAACGCGTAATAAAACCAGAACTTTTTTAACAATGCTGGGCATCATAATCGGTGTGGCAGCTGTTATAACAATGCTGGCTATTGGCCAGGGTGCTAAAAAAATAGTGGAAGACCAAATTTCTTCTATGGGAACCAATGTCCTGATGGTAACTGTTAATTTTACCCGTAATTCATCTAATGTTCGTCAAGCAGCAGGAAGCGGAACTTTATTGAATTTGGATGATGCCATTGCCATTCGTTCACAAGTGGAAGATGCTCTGTATGTTTCACCTGTTTATAATACCTTTGCTCAACTTAAATTTGAATCTCAAAACTGGAGAACAGGCATTATGGGTGTAGATACCGATTATTTCTATATCCGTAATATGAATACTTCCCAAGGAGAATTGTTTTACGACAGCGATGTAGAAAACGGAAACAAGGTATGCATAATCGGTAAAACCGTAGCTGAAAACCTGTTTGGAGATGTGGATCCGATTGGACAAATAATTCGTATTCGCAATATTCCCTTCACCGTGAAAGGAGTGATGGAATCTAAAGGACAAAATGTAATGGGTACTGATCAGGACGATAGTGTTTGGGCTCCTTATTCAACCGTTTATGCAAGGTTACTTGGACAGCGCTGGAGAAATATGATGATTATCGTTTCCGCCTCTTCCAAGGAAAAAATTGCTGAAGTGCAGCAAGATATCCTGGACCTTTTACAAAACCGTCATCGCGGCACAACCAGTGAAGAATTTTTGGTTAGAAGCCAAACAGATATAGCAGAAACCGCAAGTAAGGTCTCCGATACTATGACTATCCTTTTGGCAAGCATTGCAGGTATTTCATTACTGGTTGGCGGTATCGGGATAATGAACATTATGCTGGTCTCCGTTACGGAACGAATCAAAGAAATAGGCATTAGGATGGCTGTGGGAGCAGGAAAACGGGATGTTATGCTGCAATTCATTATTGAAGCAGTTGCCATCAGTATTTTAGGTGGTATTATCGGTATTCTTCTGGGAACCGGAGCCGCTAAAATAGTTGGTAATGTTATGCAATGGAGCGTTGCCGTTACTCCTTTCTCTATCCTGATTTCAGTTGGTTTTTCAATGGCTATCGGAATCTTCTTTGGCTGGTATCCTGCCTCTAAAGCAGCCAACCTTAATTTGATAGATGCATTGCGGTATGAGTGA
- a CDS encoding ABC transporter ATP-binding protein, with protein MSDLLIRTENLTKIYQMGDVQVHALRGVSLKIKQGEFVAIMGASGSGKTTFMNLLGCLDLPTSGEYYINEIGVHEISQLELTKIRNQLIGYVFQNFYLLPRTTALENVELPLLYRNKMTHHLRIQKSMEALATVNIADRAKHYPNQLSGGQQQRVAIARAIVNDPMFLLADEPTGNLDTRTSLEVMTIFQELHKNGKTILLVTHEHDIALYAQRLITFRDGHIISDVPNNNPHIAAVDLAGLPKLPGDEL; from the coding sequence ATGTCCGATTTACTGATTAGAACCGAAAACCTAACCAAAATTTACCAGATGGGTGATGTTCAGGTGCACGCTCTTAGAGGAGTTTCCCTGAAAATAAAACAGGGAGAATTTGTAGCCATAATGGGCGCCAGCGGAAGCGGAAAAACAACTTTTATGAACCTTCTCGGTTGTCTTGACCTGCCAACAAGCGGTGAATATTACATCAATGAGATCGGTGTTCACGAAATATCCCAATTGGAACTAACTAAAATCCGTAATCAATTGATTGGCTATGTGTTTCAGAACTTCTATCTGCTCCCGCGGACAACCGCTTTGGAGAATGTGGAACTACCTCTGCTATACAGAAATAAAATGACCCATCATTTACGCATCCAAAAATCAATGGAAGCTCTTGCTACAGTCAATATAGCAGATAGGGCAAAACACTATCCCAATCAGCTTTCCGGAGGTCAACAACAAAGAGTTGCCATAGCCCGCGCTATTGTGAATGACCCGATGTTTCTACTTGCTGATGAACCAACCGGAAATTTGGATACCAGAACCAGCTTGGAAGTGATGACCATCTTTCAGGAATTGCATAAAAACGGAAAGACCATCCTGCTGGTTACCCATGAACACGATATTGCCCTTTATGCTCAACGCTTGATAACTTTTCGGGATGGACATATAATATCCGATGTGCCTAATAATAATCCTCATATAGCTGCAGTTGACTTAGCCGGCTTGCCAAAATTGCCCGGAGATGAATTATGA